The Euleptes europaea isolate rEulEur1 chromosome 2, rEulEur1.hap1, whole genome shotgun sequence genome has a segment encoding these proteins:
- the CTXN1 gene encoding cortexin-1 yields MGDTSTLDYELLSPGQSEPGPGALGMDAEQKTVFAFVVFLLIFLVMLMVRCFRILLDPYSRMPASSWTDHKEGLERGQFDYALV; encoded by the coding sequence ATGGGCGACACCTCGACCTTGGACTATGAACTGCTGTCCCCAGGACAGTCAGAGCCCGGCCCTGGCGCCCTCGGGATGGACGCCGAGCAGAAGACGGTCTTCGCCTTTGTCGTCTTCCTGCTGATCTTCTTGGTGATGCTGATGGTGCGCTGCTTCCGCATCTTGCTGGACCCTTACAGTCGGATGCCGGCCTCCTCCTGGACTGACCACAAGGAGGGTCTGGAAAGGGGCCAGTTTGATTATGCTCTCGTGTAG